The Oncorhynchus nerka isolate Pitt River unplaced genomic scaffold, Oner_Uvic_2.0 unplaced_scaffold_701, whole genome shotgun sequence genome has a window encoding:
- the LOC135571193 gene encoding NLR family CARD domain-containing protein 3-like isoform X2: protein MSLSGEHDTKAKRGQCSKMSVSGEREEGGPASKMSLSGEREEGGPASKIHLSEGHDTKAKRPIKQERPASPVPSCVSMKSDWSMIQPIEFREGDFSTEQRNQQERSESEILSGQSSQSHQTDLASIFSLLEQKIMTFVKNELKMFKRILSPELPEGFESQKQDKEVVDAEDEKQESSAREGALKITLHILRKMNQKELADTLEKYELAVICQRELKSNLKKKFQCVFEGIAKQGNPTLLNKIYTELYITEGGTGEVNNEHELRQIETTTRKQARPETAIKCNDIFKPLTGQDKPIRTVLTKGVAGIGKTVSVQKFILDWAEGKANQDVQFVFSFPFRELNLMKGDKHTFIELLNHFSMETKQSGISIYNKYKVVFIFDGLDECRLPLDFQKNKICWDVTESTSVDVLLTNLIKGNLLPSALLWITTRPAAANKIPSGCVDQVTEVRGFNDPQKEEYFRKRFSDEDLASRIISHIKTSRSLHIMCHIPVFCWISATVLEHMLKHKREEMPKTLTEMYTHLVEFHTKQKNEKYLGKEETGPHWNKEIILSLGKLAFQQLVKGNLIFYEEDLKDAGIDVNEASVYSGLCTQLFKEECVLYQDKVYCFVHLSIQEFLAAVYVFLSFINNNENLMDKLQTKHEPEVAFYKSAVDKALQSETGNLDLFLRFLLGLSLESNQKHLRGLLTKTRSSSQSHEETVKYIKKKIRVNLSPERSINLFHCLNELNDHSLVKEIQSYLSSGSLSKPKLSPAQWSALVFVLLTSEKELDVFDLKKYSRSEEGLLRLLPVVKASRAALLSDCGVTEEGCASLVSSLKSNPSHLRELDLSNNDLKDSGVELFSAGLENPHCKLETLRLSGCLVTEEGCASLVSALRSNPSHLRELDLSYNHPGDSGVRLLSAGLEDPHCRLEKLNVEHGGENRMKPGLRKYVCDLTLDLNTVNRHLSLSEGNRKVTWRREKQPYPDHPERFEGCGQVLCREGLTGRCYWEVEWSGRRADIGVTYKGISRRGGGADCWLGWNNKSWSLFCSDNSYSACHNNNPTTIDVHPSSSHRVGVYLDWPAGTLSFYRASSDTLTHLITFTSTFTEPLYPGFRVWGDDSSVSLK from the exons gggtcagtgctctaaaatgagtgtctctggggagagagaggaggggggccctgcctctaaaatgagtctctctggggagagagaggaggggggccctgcctctaaaattcaTCTCTCTGAGGGacatgacaccaaagctaagag accaatcaagcaggagagaccagcctcccctgttcctagctgtgtgtccatgaagagtgactggtctatgATTCAACCTATagagtttagagagggagacttttctactgaacaaag aaaccaacaggagagatcagagtcagagattctcagtggtcagtcttcccagagtcatcaaacagacctggcctccatattcagt ttgcttgaacagaaaattatgacatttgtgaagaacgagctgaagatgttcaagaggattcttagtccagaactcccagaaggctttgagagtcagaagcaggataaggaagtggtggatgctgaagatgagaagcaggagagcagtgccagagagggggctctgaagatcacactgcacatcctgaggaaaatgaaccagaaggagcttgctgacacactggagaaat atgagctcgctgtgatttgccaacgtgaactcaaatctaatctaaagaagaagtttcaatgtgtatttgaggggatcgctaaacaaggaaacccaacacttctcaataagatctacacagagctctacatcacagagggtggaacaggagaggtcaataatgaacatgagctgagacagattgagacaacaaccaggaaacaagcaagaccagagactgcaatcaaatgtaatgacatcttcaaacccttaactggacaagacaaacctatcagaactgtgctgacaaagggagtcgctggcattggaaaaacagtctctgtgcagaagttcattctggactgggctgaaggaaaagcaaatcaggatgtccaatttgtattttcatttccttttcgggagctgaatttgatgaaaggggacaaacacactttcattgaacttcttaatcacttctcaatggaaaccaaacaatcaggaatctccatctacaacaagtacaaagttgtgttcatctttgatggtctggatgagtgccgactgcccctagacttccagaagaacaagatctgttgggacgtcacagagtcaacctcagtggatgttctgctgacaaatctcatcaagggaaatctgctcccctctgctctcctctggataactacccgacctgcagcagccaataagatcccttcagggtgtgttgaccaggtgacagaggtacgagggttcaatgacccacagaaggaggagtacttcaggaagagattcagtgatgaggacctggccagcagaatcatctcacacataaagacatcaaggagcctccacatcatgtgccacattccagtcttctgttggatttctgcaacagtccttgaacacatgctgaaacataagagagaagagatgcccaagactctgactgagatgtacacacaccttgtggagtttcataccaaacagaagaatgaaaagtatcttgggaaagaagagacaggtccacactggaataaagagatcattctgtcactgggaaaactggcttttcaacagcttgtgaagggcaatctgattttctatgaagaagacctgaaagatgctggcattgatgttaatgaagcctcagtgtactcaggattgtgcacacagctctttaaagaggaatgtgtgctgtaccaggacaaggtgtactgctttgttcatctgagcattcaggagtttctggctgctgtatatgtgttcctctcattcatcaacaacaacgAGAATCTAATGGACAAACTGCAAACAAAACACGAGCCTGAAGTTGCtttctacaagagtgctgtggataaagccttacaaagtgagacgggaaacctggaccttttcctccgcttccttctgggcctctcactggagtccaatcagaagcacttacgaggtctactgacaaagacaagaagcagctcacagagccatgaagaaacagtcaagtacatcaagAAGAAGATCAGGGTGAATctctctccagagaggagcatcaatctgttccactgtctgaatgaactgaatgaccattctctagtgaAGGAGATCCAAAGCTACCTGAGCTCAGGAAGTCTCTCAAAACCCAAACTGTCccctgcacagtggtcagctctggtctttgtgttgctgacttcagaaaaggagctggatgtgtttgacctgaagaaatactccagatcagaggaaggtcttctgaggctgctgccagtggtcaaagcctccagagctgctct gctgtcagactgtggagtcacagaggaaggctgtgcttctctggtctcatctctgaagtcaaacccctcacacctgagagagctggatctgagtaacaatgacctgaaggattcaggagtggagctgttctctgctggactggagaatccccactgtaaactggagactctgag gctgtcaggctgtctggtcacagaggaaggctgtgcttctctggtctcagctctgaggtcaaacccctcacacctgagagagctggacctgagctacaatcacccaggagactcaggagtcagactgctctctgctggactggaggatccacactgcagactggagaaactcaa tgtggaacatggtggagagaacagaatgaaacctggacttagaaaat atgtctgtgatctcacactggacctaaacacagtaaacagacacctctctctgtctgaggggaacagaaaggtgacatggaggagagagaagcagccgtatcctgatcacccagagagatttgagggctgtggacaggtgctgtgtagagagggtctgactgggcgctgttactgggaggtagagtggagtgggagaagggcagatataggagtgacatataaaggaatcagcaggagaggaggaggtgctgACTGTTGGCTTGGATGGAAtaacaagtcctggagtctgttctgctctgacaacagttactctgcctgtcacaataataatcccactaccatagacgtccacccctccagctcccacagagtaggagtgtatctggactggccagccggcactctgtccttctatagagcctcctctgacacactcacccacctgatcacattcacctccacattcactgagcccctctatccagggtttagggTTTGGGGTGATGACTCCTCAGTGTCCCTGAAATAA
- the LOC135571193 gene encoding NLR family CARD domain-containing protein 3-like isoform X3, whose product MSVSGEREEGGPASKMSLSGEREEGGPASKIHLSEGHDTKAKRPIKQERPASPVPSCVSMKSDWSMIQPIEFREGDFSTEQRNQQERSESEILSGQSSQSHQTDLASIFSLLEQKIMTFVKNELKMFKRILSPELPEGFESQKQDKEVVDAEDEKQESSAREGALKITLHILRKMNQKELADTLEKYELAVICQRELKSNLKKKFQCVFEGIAKQGNPTLLNKIYTELYITEGGTGEVNNEHELRQIETTTRKQARPETAIKCNDIFKPLTGQDKPIRTVLTKGVAGIGKTVSVQKFILDWAEGKANQDVQFVFSFPFRELNLMKGDKHTFIELLNHFSMETKQSGISIYNKYKVVFIFDGLDECRLPLDFQKNKICWDVTESTSVDVLLTNLIKGNLLPSALLWITTRPAAANKIPSGCVDQVTEVRGFNDPQKEEYFRKRFSDEDLASRIISHIKTSRSLHIMCHIPVFCWISATVLEHMLKHKREEMPKTLTEMYTHLVEFHTKQKNEKYLGKEETGPHWNKEIILSLGKLAFQQLVKGNLIFYEEDLKDAGIDVNEASVYSGLCTQLFKEECVLYQDKVYCFVHLSIQEFLAAVYVFLSFINNNENLMDKLQTKHEPEVAFYKSAVDKALQSETGNLDLFLRFLLGLSLESNQKHLRGLLTKTRSSSQSHEETVKYIKKKIRVNLSPERSINLFHCLNELNDHSLVKEIQSYLSSGSLSKPKLSPAQWSALVFVLLTSEKELDVFDLKKYSRSEEGLLRLLPVVKASRAALLSDCGVTEEGCASLVSSLKSNPSHLRELDLSNNDLKDSGVELFSAGLENPHCKLETLRLSGCLVTEEGCASLVSALRSNPSHLRELDLSYNHPGDSGVRLLSAGLEDPHCRLEKLNVEHGGENRMKPGLRKYVCDLTLDLNTVNRHLSLSEGNRKVTWRREKQPYPDHPERFEGCGQVLCREGLTGRCYWEVEWSGRRADIGVTYKGISRRGGGADCWLGWNNKSWSLFCSDNSYSACHNNNPTTIDVHPSSSHRVGVYLDWPAGTLSFYRASSDTLTHLITFTSTFTEPLYPGFRVWGDDSSVSLK is encoded by the exons atgagtgtctctggggagagagaggaggggggccctgcctctaaaatgagtctctctggggagagagaggaggggggccctgcctctaaaattcaTCTCTCTGAGGGacatgacaccaaagctaagag accaatcaagcaggagagaccagcctcccctgttcctagctgtgtgtccatgaagagtgactggtctatgATTCAACCTATagagtttagagagggagacttttctactgaacaaag aaaccaacaggagagatcagagtcagagattctcagtggtcagtcttcccagagtcatcaaacagacctggcctccatattcagt ttgcttgaacagaaaattatgacatttgtgaagaacgagctgaagatgttcaagaggattcttagtccagaactcccagaaggctttgagagtcagaagcaggataaggaagtggtggatgctgaagatgagaagcaggagagcagtgccagagagggggctctgaagatcacactgcacatcctgaggaaaatgaaccagaaggagcttgctgacacactggagaaat atgagctcgctgtgatttgccaacgtgaactcaaatctaatctaaagaagaagtttcaatgtgtatttgaggggatcgctaaacaaggaaacccaacacttctcaataagatctacacagagctctacatcacagagggtggaacaggagaggtcaataatgaacatgagctgagacagattgagacaacaaccaggaaacaagcaagaccagagactgcaatcaaatgtaatgacatcttcaaacccttaactggacaagacaaacctatcagaactgtgctgacaaagggagtcgctggcattggaaaaacagtctctgtgcagaagttcattctggactgggctgaaggaaaagcaaatcaggatgtccaatttgtattttcatttccttttcgggagctgaatttgatgaaaggggacaaacacactttcattgaacttcttaatcacttctcaatggaaaccaaacaatcaggaatctccatctacaacaagtacaaagttgtgttcatctttgatggtctggatgagtgccgactgcccctagacttccagaagaacaagatctgttgggacgtcacagagtcaacctcagtggatgttctgctgacaaatctcatcaagggaaatctgctcccctctgctctcctctggataactacccgacctgcagcagccaataagatcccttcagggtgtgttgaccaggtgacagaggtacgagggttcaatgacccacagaaggaggagtacttcaggaagagattcagtgatgaggacctggccagcagaatcatctcacacataaagacatcaaggagcctccacatcatgtgccacattccagtcttctgttggatttctgcaacagtccttgaacacatgctgaaacataagagagaagagatgcccaagactctgactgagatgtacacacaccttgtggagtttcataccaaacagaagaatgaaaagtatcttgggaaagaagagacaggtccacactggaataaagagatcattctgtcactgggaaaactggcttttcaacagcttgtgaagggcaatctgattttctatgaagaagacctgaaagatgctggcattgatgttaatgaagcctcagtgtactcaggattgtgcacacagctctttaaagaggaatgtgtgctgtaccaggacaaggtgtactgctttgttcatctgagcattcaggagtttctggctgctgtatatgtgttcctctcattcatcaacaacaacgAGAATCTAATGGACAAACTGCAAACAAAACACGAGCCTGAAGTTGCtttctacaagagtgctgtggataaagccttacaaagtgagacgggaaacctggaccttttcctccgcttccttctgggcctctcactggagtccaatcagaagcacttacgaggtctactgacaaagacaagaagcagctcacagagccatgaagaaacagtcaagtacatcaagAAGAAGATCAGGGTGAATctctctccagagaggagcatcaatctgttccactgtctgaatgaactgaatgaccattctctagtgaAGGAGATCCAAAGCTACCTGAGCTCAGGAAGTCTCTCAAAACCCAAACTGTCccctgcacagtggtcagctctggtctttgtgttgctgacttcagaaaaggagctggatgtgtttgacctgaagaaatactccagatcagaggaaggtcttctgaggctgctgccagtggtcaaagcctccagagctgctct gctgtcagactgtggagtcacagaggaaggctgtgcttctctggtctcatctctgaagtcaaacccctcacacctgagagagctggatctgagtaacaatgacctgaaggattcaggagtggagctgttctctgctggactggagaatccccactgtaaactggagactctgag gctgtcaggctgtctggtcacagaggaaggctgtgcttctctggtctcagctctgaggtcaaacccctcacacctgagagagctggacctgagctacaatcacccaggagactcaggagtcagactgctctctgctggactggaggatccacactgcagactggagaaactcaa tgtggaacatggtggagagaacagaatgaaacctggacttagaaaat atgtctgtgatctcacactggacctaaacacagtaaacagacacctctctctgtctgaggggaacagaaaggtgacatggaggagagagaagcagccgtatcctgatcacccagagagatttgagggctgtggacaggtgctgtgtagagagggtctgactgggcgctgttactgggaggtagagtggagtgggagaagggcagatataggagtgacatataaaggaatcagcaggagaggaggaggtgctgACTGTTGGCTTGGATGGAAtaacaagtcctggagtctgttctgctctgacaacagttactctgcctgtcacaataataatcccactaccatagacgtccacccctccagctcccacagagtaggagtgtatctggactggccagccggcactctgtccttctatagagcctcctctgacacactcacccacctgatcacattcacctccacattcactgagcccctctatccagggtttagggTTTGGGGTGATGACTCCTCAGTGTCCCTGAAATAA
- the LOC135571193 gene encoding NLR family CARD domain-containing protein 3-like isoform X1 encodes MSVSKCFIFQRDNEYMRTIISCHCVNHNQHAGSLFRGQCSKMSVSGEREEGGPASKMSLSGEREEGGPASKIHLSEGHDTKAKRPIKQERPASPVPSCVSMKSDWSMIQPIEFREGDFSTEQRNQQERSESEILSGQSSQSHQTDLASIFSLLEQKIMTFVKNELKMFKRILSPELPEGFESQKQDKEVVDAEDEKQESSAREGALKITLHILRKMNQKELADTLEKYELAVICQRELKSNLKKKFQCVFEGIAKQGNPTLLNKIYTELYITEGGTGEVNNEHELRQIETTTRKQARPETAIKCNDIFKPLTGQDKPIRTVLTKGVAGIGKTVSVQKFILDWAEGKANQDVQFVFSFPFRELNLMKGDKHTFIELLNHFSMETKQSGISIYNKYKVVFIFDGLDECRLPLDFQKNKICWDVTESTSVDVLLTNLIKGNLLPSALLWITTRPAAANKIPSGCVDQVTEVRGFNDPQKEEYFRKRFSDEDLASRIISHIKTSRSLHIMCHIPVFCWISATVLEHMLKHKREEMPKTLTEMYTHLVEFHTKQKNEKYLGKEETGPHWNKEIILSLGKLAFQQLVKGNLIFYEEDLKDAGIDVNEASVYSGLCTQLFKEECVLYQDKVYCFVHLSIQEFLAAVYVFLSFINNNENLMDKLQTKHEPEVAFYKSAVDKALQSETGNLDLFLRFLLGLSLESNQKHLRGLLTKTRSSSQSHEETVKYIKKKIRVNLSPERSINLFHCLNELNDHSLVKEIQSYLSSGSLSKPKLSPAQWSALVFVLLTSEKELDVFDLKKYSRSEEGLLRLLPVVKASRAALLSDCGVTEEGCASLVSSLKSNPSHLRELDLSNNDLKDSGVELFSAGLENPHCKLETLRLSGCLVTEEGCASLVSALRSNPSHLRELDLSYNHPGDSGVRLLSAGLEDPHCRLEKLNVEHGGENRMKPGLRKYVCDLTLDLNTVNRHLSLSEGNRKVTWRREKQPYPDHPERFEGCGQVLCREGLTGRCYWEVEWSGRRADIGVTYKGISRRGGGADCWLGWNNKSWSLFCSDNSYSACHNNNPTTIDVHPSSSHRVGVYLDWPAGTLSFYRASSDTLTHLITFTSTFTEPLYPGFRVWGDDSSVSLK; translated from the exons AtgtctgttagtaaatgttttatttttcaaaGAGATAATGAATACATGAGAACAAtaattagttgtcactgtgttaatcacaaccaacatgctggatctctgtttaggggtcagtgctctaaaatgagtgtctctggggagagagaggaggggggccctgcctctaaaatgagtctctctggggagagagaggaggggggccctgcctctaaaattcaTCTCTCTGAGGGacatgacaccaaagctaagag accaatcaagcaggagagaccagcctcccctgttcctagctgtgtgtccatgaagagtgactggtctatgATTCAACCTATagagtttagagagggagacttttctactgaacaaag aaaccaacaggagagatcagagtcagagattctcagtggtcagtcttcccagagtcatcaaacagacctggcctccatattcagt ttgcttgaacagaaaattatgacatttgtgaagaacgagctgaagatgttcaagaggattcttagtccagaactcccagaaggctttgagagtcagaagcaggataaggaagtggtggatgctgaagatgagaagcaggagagcagtgccagagagggggctctgaagatcacactgcacatcctgaggaaaatgaaccagaaggagcttgctgacacactggagaaat atgagctcgctgtgatttgccaacgtgaactcaaatctaatctaaagaagaagtttcaatgtgtatttgaggggatcgctaaacaaggaaacccaacacttctcaataagatctacacagagctctacatcacagagggtggaacaggagaggtcaataatgaacatgagctgagacagattgagacaacaaccaggaaacaagcaagaccagagactgcaatcaaatgtaatgacatcttcaaacccttaactggacaagacaaacctatcagaactgtgctgacaaagggagtcgctggcattggaaaaacagtctctgtgcagaagttcattctggactgggctgaaggaaaagcaaatcaggatgtccaatttgtattttcatttccttttcgggagctgaatttgatgaaaggggacaaacacactttcattgaacttcttaatcacttctcaatggaaaccaaacaatcaggaatctccatctacaacaagtacaaagttgtgttcatctttgatggtctggatgagtgccgactgcccctagacttccagaagaacaagatctgttgggacgtcacagagtcaacctcagtggatgttctgctgacaaatctcatcaagggaaatctgctcccctctgctctcctctggataactacccgacctgcagcagccaataagatcccttcagggtgtgttgaccaggtgacagaggtacgagggttcaatgacccacagaaggaggagtacttcaggaagagattcagtgatgaggacctggccagcagaatcatctcacacataaagacatcaaggagcctccacatcatgtgccacattccagtcttctgttggatttctgcaacagtccttgaacacatgctgaaacataagagagaagagatgcccaagactctgactgagatgtacacacaccttgtggagtttcataccaaacagaagaatgaaaagtatcttgggaaagaagagacaggtccacactggaataaagagatcattctgtcactgggaaaactggcttttcaacagcttgtgaagggcaatctgattttctatgaagaagacctgaaagatgctggcattgatgttaatgaagcctcagtgtactcaggattgtgcacacagctctttaaagaggaatgtgtgctgtaccaggacaaggtgtactgctttgttcatctgagcattcaggagtttctggctgctgtatatgtgttcctctcattcatcaacaacaacgAGAATCTAATGGACAAACTGCAAACAAAACACGAGCCTGAAGTTGCtttctacaagagtgctgtggataaagccttacaaagtgagacgggaaacctggaccttttcctccgcttccttctgggcctctcactggagtccaatcagaagcacttacgaggtctactgacaaagacaagaagcagctcacagagccatgaagaaacagtcaagtacatcaagAAGAAGATCAGGGTGAATctctctccagagaggagcatcaatctgttccactgtctgaatgaactgaatgaccattctctagtgaAGGAGATCCAAAGCTACCTGAGCTCAGGAAGTCTCTCAAAACCCAAACTGTCccctgcacagtggtcagctctggtctttgtgttgctgacttcagaaaaggagctggatgtgtttgacctgaagaaatactccagatcagaggaaggtcttctgaggctgctgccagtggtcaaagcctccagagctgctct gctgtcagactgtggagtcacagaggaaggctgtgcttctctggtctcatctctgaagtcaaacccctcacacctgagagagctggatctgagtaacaatgacctgaaggattcaggagtggagctgttctctgctggactggagaatccccactgtaaactggagactctgag gctgtcaggctgtctggtcacagaggaaggctgtgcttctctggtctcagctctgaggtcaaacccctcacacctgagagagctggacctgagctacaatcacccaggagactcaggagtcagactgctctctgctggactggaggatccacactgcagactggagaaactcaa tgtggaacatggtggagagaacagaatgaaacctggacttagaaaat atgtctgtgatctcacactggacctaaacacagtaaacagacacctctctctgtctgaggggaacagaaaggtgacatggaggagagagaagcagccgtatcctgatcacccagagagatttgagggctgtggacaggtgctgtgtagagagggtctgactgggcgctgttactgggaggtagagtggagtgggagaagggcagatataggagtgacatataaaggaatcagcaggagaggaggaggtgctgACTGTTGGCTTGGATGGAAtaacaagtcctggagtctgttctgctctgacaacagttactctgcctgtcacaataataatcccactaccatagacgtccacccctccagctcccacagagtaggagtgtatctggactggccagccggcactctgtccttctatagagcctcctctgacacactcacccacctgatcacattcacctccacattcactgagcccctctatccagggtttagggTTTGGGGTGATGACTCCTCAGTGTCCCTGAAATAA